The window GATACTGTTCAACAAAATAGGCGAAAAGTTACCCCCTAAAATATCCATTGCTAAGGTAAAAACATGGGAATCTGATAACTGTGCTGCGGCATACTATATATAAATCGCTCTTTTCAAATCGTTGTGAAAACCCATTTTAACACACCAATTCTTCAGATAGCCTTAGACTTTGTCAATTTGCGACGTGCAGTAAATGTAGCCCGGGAAGCGGTAAAGGCAGGCGTTGACTGGGTCGAGGTGGGCACCCCTTTGATTAAGAGTGAGGGGCTGAATGCTGTCAGGGTGCTGCGGGAAGAATTTCCTTCGCTTACGATAGTAGCTGATATGAAGACAATGGATGCGGGGCGCATAGAAGTGGAATCCGCAGCCAAGGCCGGAGCCGATGTTTCAGTCGTGATGGGAGAAGCCTCTGAGGGGACGATAAGAGAGTGTATTTATGCGGGGCGAAATTATGGTATTAAGATATGGGTTGATTTTCTGACTCAAACCGATTTCGCTGAGCGTGCGATGAGGGCGGAGGAATTAGGAGCAGACTTTATCGGTGTGCATACGCCTATTGATGACCAGATGAGGGGTATGCATCCGTTTGAGAGCTTAAAACAGATTTGCTCAAAGGTTACTATCCCGGTATCAGTTGCAGGAGGTATTAACTCTGAGAGTGCCGTGGATGCAGTAAATGCCGGGGCAAGCATTGTTGTTGTCGGCGGAGCTATCTGTAAGGCGGTAAGTATAAGCGGTGCAGTTGCTGACCTGAAAAAGGCTCTCCGTGATAAGAAAAAGATTTCGGTAACTCTTTATAAAAGAGTTGCAGGTGCGGATGTATACGAGGCATTGAAAAAAGTTTCAACTGCTAACATTTCGGATGGAGGGCATCGGTTAAAGGGTATCAGCAATCTGCAGTGTCTCAGCTTGGAAGCGAAGATGGTTGGGCAGGCTTTTACCGTCCGTACTTACCCCGGAGACTGGGCAAAACCCGTAGAGGCTATCGATAAAGCTGAAAAGGGGAGTGTGATTGTTGTTGATTCCGGGGGCTCTGGGCCTGCTGTTTGGGGGGAGCTGGCTACGCAGAGTGCTCTCCAGAGAGGGATCGCTGGTGTGGTGGTAAATGGGGCTGTACGGGACAGCTGCGAAATTAGAAAATTAAAACTCCCTACTTTTGCAAAATCAGTAATGCCACATGCCGGAGAGCCTAAAGGGTTCGGGGAGATGGGGGTACCGTTAACAATTTCCGGAATAACGATTAAAAGTGGGGACTGGATTGTTGGTGACGAAGATGGACTGATGGTTATTCCACAACAAAAAGCAAAAGAGATGGCGAATTTAGCAATGGATTGCTGTGAAAGAGAAAACAGGCTGCGTGAAGAGATACTGGCGAATAAAACTTCTCTTGGGGAGGTAATGGAATTATTGAGATGGGAAAAAAGATAAAATTTTTGGAGTTTTATTACTATGAAATGTGACTCATGTGGCAAAAAAATCGCTACCGTTCATCTTACTGAAATAGTTGGAACCGAAAAAAAAGAAAAGCATCTATGTGAGGAGTGTGCTCACAATGTAACAAACCATTTTCCTAAGGCTCCCTCTCCTTCAGATATACTGACGAGTATCATTAATCAGGTTTCGCCAGAGATTGAAGAAATGTCTAAGACTACCTGTCCGGTATGCGATCTCTCTTACCTGGAGTTTAGATCTCAGGGGCGTCTCGGGTGTCCCATGGATTATGATGCGTTTCAAAAAGGCCTTCTGCCTCTTATAGAGAGAATGCATGGAAGTTCCCAGCACGTGGGAAAAGTACCTGCAAATGCAAGTGAAGAAGTTATTAAGAAGAACCAGCTGATACAATTGCGTAAGGAATTAAACAGGGCCGTCCAAAAAGAAGATTACGAAATGGCCGCACAGATTAGGGATAAAATTTATGGACTTTCAGGGAACGTAGATAATGGAGATTAAAGATCTTTCTGACAATACTGGCGAATGGTTGAGGGGCACTGGAAAAGAATCGGATATCGTAATTAGCAGCAGGATACGATTGGCGAGAAATGTTACGGGATTTCCATTCCTTTTAAGAGCTAATTTAAGGCAGAGAAAGGAGGTAGAGTCTTTACTGAAAGAGACTATCATTAAATCTGAGATAACC is drawn from Candidatus Scalindua sp. and contains these coding sequences:
- a CDS encoding orotidine 5'-phosphate decarboxylase: MKTHFNTPILQIALDFVNLRRAVNVAREAVKAGVDWVEVGTPLIKSEGLNAVRVLREEFPSLTIVADMKTMDAGRIEVESAAKAGADVSVVMGEASEGTIRECIYAGRNYGIKIWVDFLTQTDFAERAMRAEELGADFIGVHTPIDDQMRGMHPFESLKQICSKVTIPVSVAGGINSESAVDAVNAGASIVVVGGAICKAVSISGAVADLKKALRDKKKISVTLYKRVAGADVYEALKKVSTANISDGGHRLKGISNLQCLSLEAKMVGQAFTVRTYPGDWAKPVEAIDKAEKGSVIVVDSGGSGPAVWGELATQSALQRGIAGVVVNGAVRDSCEIRKLKLPTFAKSVMPHAGEPKGFGEMGVPLTISGITIKSGDWIVGDEDGLMVIPQQKAKEMANLAMDCCERENRLREEILANKTSLGEVMELLRWEKR
- a CDS encoding UvrB/UvrC motif-containing protein, giving the protein MKCDSCGKKIATVHLTEIVGTEKKEKHLCEECAHNVTNHFPKAPSPSDILTSIINQVSPEIEEMSKTTCPVCDLSYLEFRSQGRLGCPMDYDAFQKGLLPLIERMHGSSQHVGKVPANASEEVIKKNQLIQLRKELNRAVQKEDYEMAAQIRDKIYGLSGNVDNGD